In the genome of Corythoichthys intestinalis isolate RoL2023-P3 chromosome 19, ASM3026506v1, whole genome shotgun sequence, one region contains:
- the mpv17 gene encoding protein Mpv17: MVRERILSLFAVTLNHKQRMAGLWRSYQALMTRRPWTVQIVTAGSLVGIGDVISQQLIERRGLAQHDVRRTTKMMSIGFFFVGPVVGSWYKVLDRLVVGGSKSAAMKKMMIDQLCFAPCFLGAFLALSGVLNGLSAEQNVAKLRRDYTDALISNYYLWPPVQMANFYFIPLQHRLAVVQMVAVAWNSYLTWKANAL; the protein is encoded by the exons ATGGTACGTGAACGCATCCTCAGCCTCTTCGCAGTGACGCTGAATCATAAGCAG AGGATGGCGGGCCTGTGGCGGTCCTACCAGGCCCTTATGACAAGACGCCCCTGGACGGTGCAGATTGTGACTGCTG GTTCTCTGGTAGGCATCGGCGATGTCATCTCGCAGCAGCTGATTGAGCGACGTGGACTCGCTCAACACGACGTGCGCCGGACCACTAAAATGATGAGCATTGGATTCTTCTTTGTG GGTCCAGTCGTAGGTAGCTGGTACAAAGTTCTGGACCGCTTGGTGGTCGGAGGAAGTAAAAGTGCGGCTATGAAGAAAATGATGATTGATCAG TTGTGCTTCGCTCCTTGTTTCTTGGGCGCCTTCCTGGCTTTGTCGGGGGTTCTGAATGGGCTGAGCGCGGAGCAGAATGTCGCCAAGCTACGTCGG GACTACACAGATGCACTAATTTCCAATTATTAT cTATGGCCGCCAGTGCAGATGGCCAACTTCTACTTCATCCCGCTGCAACACAG GTTGGCTGTCGTGCAAATGGTCGCCGTGGCGTGGAATTCTTACTTGACGTGGAAGGCCAACGCCTTGTGA
- the uts1 gene encoding urotensin 1 — MKCRSFLFSLLLWILLLSPTSTLPRMLLRRATDSDAVSQLFLQDPPEEEDVMDDEPKARARREHRPLSIDLTFHLLRNLIHNARTEEQQQLRVRLNRKMLDEIGK; from the coding sequence ATGAAGTGTCGGTCGTTTCTCTTCTCACTCCTCCTTTGGATCCTCCTCCTCTCTCCTACCTCCACCCTCCCACGGATGCTCCTGAGGAGGGCAACCGACAGCGACGCTGTCTCCCAGCTCTTTCTCCAAGATCCGCCGGAGGAAGAGGACGTGATGGACGACGAGCCAAAGGCGAGGGCGCGCCGGGAGCACAGGCCGCTCTCCATCGACTTGACCTTTCACCTCCTGAGGAACCTGATCCACAACGCCCGCACGGAGGAGCAGCAGCAGCTGCGCGTGCGTCTCAACCGAAAGATGCTGGATGAGATCGGGAAATAA